A window of the Lactuca sativa cultivar Salinas chromosome 5, Lsat_Salinas_v11, whole genome shotgun sequence genome harbors these coding sequences:
- the LOC111906468 gene encoding mitochondrial phosphate carrier protein 3, mitochondrial: MDSSRQSLIPSYLYSNSLTNRFDFEKLAVNQQSSYDTLLSSLSESPDVASRGFVVQAPSEPGKIKMFSPAAYAACAVGGSLSCGSTHTGITPLDVVKCNMQIDPAKYKNISSGFGVLLKEQGIKGFYKGWAPTLVGYSAQGACKFGFYEYFKKTYSDIAGPEYATKYKTLIYLAGSASAEVIACVALCPFEAVKVRVQTQPGFAKGLSDGLPKIIKAEGVAGLYKGLTPLLGRQIPYTMMKFGSFETIVEMAYKYAIPTPKEQCSKSFQLGVSFAGGYAAGILCAVVSHPADNLVSFLNNSQGATVGDAVKKLGMWGLFTRGLPLRILMIGTLTGTQWGIYDAFKVFVGLPTTGAAPPAAAN; encoded by the exons ATGGATAGTTCAAGACAATCTTTGATTCCGAGCTATCTATACTCCAATTCGTTGACAAATCGATTCGACTTCGAGAAATTGGCGGTAAATCAACAGAGTTCTTATGATACTTTGTTGTCCTCACTTTCTGAATCACCGGATGTTGCGAGTAGAGGTTTTGTGGTACAGGCTCCGAGCGAGCCAGGTAAGATTAAGATGTTCTCGCCGGCGGCTTACGCAGCCTGTGCTGTTGGTGGTAGTTTGAGTTGCGGGAGCACTCACACCGGCATCACTCCGCTAGATGTCGTCAAATGTAATATGCAG ATTGACCCCGCAAAGTACAAGAACATTTCATCAGGATTCGGGGTATTGTTGAAGGAGCAAGGAATCAAAGGATTTTATAAGGGCTGGGCACCAACACTAGTTGGATACAGTGCACAGGGTGCTTGCAAGTTTGGGTTTTACGAATACTTTAAGAAAACCTACTCTGACATTGCTGGACCTGAGTATGCAACCAAGTATAAAACATTGATTTACCTTGCTGGTTCTGCATCAGCTGAAGTTATTGCCTGTGTTGCCCTTTGCCCTTTTGAAGCTGTTAAAGTTCGTGTTCAAACACAGCCTGGATTTGCCAAGGGCCTATCTGATGGTCTTCCAAAGATCATCAAGGCTGAAGGTGTTGCAGG GCTATACAAGGGGCTAACTCCTCTTTTGGGACGACAAATTCCAT ACACAATGATGAAGTTTGGATCTTTTGAGACAATTGTGGAGATGGCATACAAGTATGCAATTCCTACACCAAAAGAACAATGTAGCAAGAGTTTTCAGCTTGGAGTGAGCTTTGCTGGTGGTTATGCTGCTGGTATACTCTGTGCTGTGGTTTCTCATCCAGCTGACAATTTGGTCTCTTTCCTCAACAATTCCCAGGGTGCTACTGTTGGAGAT GCTGTGAAGAAGCTAGGCATGTGGGGCCTCTTCACTCGTGGACTACCACTTCGTATTCTTATGATTGGAACTCTTACGGGTACACAATGGGGTATCTATGACGCCTTCAAAGTTTTCGTTGGGCT GCCGACTACTGGTGCTGCTCCTCCTGCTGCTGCAAACTAA